The following coding sequences lie in one Anguilla anguilla isolate fAngAng1 chromosome 14, fAngAng1.pri, whole genome shotgun sequence genomic window:
- the LOC118212951 gene encoding lysozyme C-like, whose protein sequence is MRALVFLLLVAAASAKVFERCELARTLKAAGMDGYRGVSLGDWVCLANWESSYNTAATNRNTDGSTDYGIFQINSRWWCNNGVTPTSNGCNISCSSLLSSDISAAITCAKRVVRDPNGIRAWVAWRNHCQGQDVRQYIAGCGV, encoded by the exons ATGAGGGCTCTCGTGTTTCTCCTGCTCGTGGCCGCAGCCAGCGCCAAAGTGTTTGAGCGGTGCGAGCTGGCGAGGACGCTGAAGGCTGCGGGAATGGACGGCTACCGCGGGGTTTCCCTGGGAGACT GGGTCTGCTTGGCCAATTGGGAGTCGAGCTACAACACGGCCGCCACTAACCGCAACACCGACGGGTCGACGGACTACGGCATCTTCCAGATCAACAGTCGCTGGTGGTGTAACAACGGCGTGACCCCCACCTCAAACGGCTGTAACATCTCGTGCTcca GCTTGCTGTCCTCTGACATCAGCGCTGCGATTACGTGTGCCAAGCGTGTGGTCAGAGATCCCAATGGGATCAGAGCATG GGTGGCCTGGCGGAACCACTGTCAGGGACAAGATGTCAGGCAGTACATCGCGGGCTGTGGGGTGTGA